In Deltaproteobacteria bacterium, the genomic window AGAAAGGATCGGAGCGTACGTTGCGGAGGGAGAGAGATGATTGTTGGAGAGAGAAAGCCTCTTGAAGAGATCAAGGAGATGATCAAGGGTTACAGGCGACTCCTCGATGTGGGTTGCGGCGGGTGTACATCTGTCTGCCTGGCCGGAGGGCAGAAAGAGGTCGAGATCCTCAACAGAGACCTGAAGGAGGCGTTGAAAACCGACGGCCTCTCCGTTGAAATAGACGGCTATACCATCGAAAGGCAGTGCAACGCAGACTTTTTCACAGAATTGGACGAGATGGTCGGGCAGTACGACGCCGTCCTTTCCCTTGCATGCGGTGCGGGCGTCCAGTTCGTGGCCGAGCGGTATCCGGAAAAACCCGTATTTCCCGGTCTCAACACGGTCTTTGTGGGCGTGGACCGAAACATCGGGTGGTTTGAGGAGAACTGCCGGACCTGCGGGGAGTGTGTGCTCGGTGAGACAGGCGGCATCTGTCCGGTAACCAGGTGTGCCAAGGGGCTCTTCAACGGGCCCTGCGGCGGGACGACACTTGACGGCAAGTGCGAGGTCAACAACGACGTCCCCTGCGCCTGGTACGAGATCTACCAGCGTCTCAAGAAGCAGGGGAGGCTGGAGAACATCCTCAAGATCAAACCTGCAAGGGACTGGGAGAATCAGACCCAGAGGAGCCTGATTCAGGAGGCTTACAAGAAGAGGTACATAAAAGAGCAGTAAGGTATCAGCAGTGCAGGAGATCCGCCGGGAGCAATCAGTGCCCCGATCTTGCGGGGGCGCTTCTGCGGCCGAGAACGGTCCGCCATGGACCGTGCCCTGAAATGATCTCCCAATCTACTCCCTCCTTTCCGAGCCTCCGGAGTATTCCATCTCCTTGACTCACAAAAAACCCCGAAAGAACGCTCCATTCCTTGTGGAAGAAATCCCCCGTGTCGAGCAGGCGGTCGAGAACCCCGTGGGGGAGATTGCAGCATATCAGGTCTCCCTCCCGGCGGACGAAGTCTTCGGCCTTCCCCCTCGTCACGTGGATCCTTGCCTCTTCCCGGTTTAGCGCCACGTTTCTCCTCGCCGTTTTCACGGCCAGGGGATTGTGATCGACGGCGAGAACCCTCTGGGCTCCCAGCTTCGCACAGGCCAGGGCCAGGATTCCGGTGCCTGTCCCGAGGTCGATCACGGTGCGGGGCCGTGCCTGCTCGTAGATCCTCCGTATGGCCTCCAGACAATCCCGGGTCGTGGGGTGGAGGCCGGTTCCAAAGACAACAGAGGGGTCGAGGAGTACGGGGATCTCATCCGGAGCCGGGGACGCCTCTTCCCAGGGAGGGACAAAGAGGATCTTGCCCACCCGAAAGGGCCGGATCTCGTCTCCTGCCTGCCAGTCGAGATAGTCGAGGGTGAATCGATCGATCAGGTGGAGGGCCGGGCGGGCCATGAGAATCGACTGGACAGCCTCGTCTCTGGCCCGGGAGAAAAAGAGAAAGCTATGATCCCCCTCCCACCATGCTCCGATGTAATCCGGGGGGAAGGCCGCCTCGTCCTGGTCTATGGGGCCGTCGACCTCGTAGATATAGAGCTTATCGTAGGGGACCATCGATACTCGGCAAAAAAGTGTCTAGTACCTGTTGTTCATCAGGTAGTACGGAGCCTTCTCGATACGTTCCATATCCTCATACCAGGGATCGAAATAGCCGGCAACGGCTCTTTTCAGGTCGGCAAACGGCTTGTTGTTCTCCCTGAACTCCTCAGCATATCGCTTCGGAAGAGATTCCCTGAGCTTGCGGATTACCTCCTCCCGATCCAGCCTGGTCAATCTGCGGTTCTTGAGGATGATCTCGCCGCCGACCAATACCGTATCGACATCGGCGGCACGCCCCCGGTAGATCAGGAGATCGATCGGACTATGATCGGGGTAAACAAAGGGCTCGCTCATTCTCTTCAGGTCCAAAAGCACTATGTCGGCCTGTTTTCCCTTCTCCAGGGTACCGGTAATGTCCGAAAAGCCGAGCACGGAGGCACCGTACCGGGTGCCCATCCTGAAACAATCCACCGGCAGGAGATGTTCTGAATCGAGGCGATGGGATGCCAGGCGATGGAGTTTGGAGGCCACTCGCATCTCCTCGATAAAATCCTTATCGTCACCGAGTTCCTTATCGTCCATGCCGATCCCGACGACAACCCCTTTTCTCAGCAGAGCGAAGACCGGTGCGATCCCGTTGCGGACACGCAGGTTGCAGCTCGGATGATGGGTTACGGAAGTCCCTGTCTCGGAAAGGAGGGCTATGTCCCTTTCCGAGAGCCAGACGCAATGACCGCATGTAACGTTTTCTCCCAGGAAGGCCAGGTCGTGAAGATGCTCCAGAAGGGACTTACCGTACCTGTTCAGCCCGTAAAGCTTCTGAAGCTGGGTCTGGAGGGTATGGATATGAATCCGCATAGCGTGGGCCGCCGCGTGATTCTTGACTTCCACAAGGGCCTCGTCTGCCACCCATTGAGGCGAGAGGGGGCCGTGCATAATCCGGACCCGTTGAGAATCATAGGCATTTCTCAGATCCGTTACCGCCTTGAGATACTCCCTCAGATCGAAGCGGCCGATCCTCCGGAGAATGCGCCCACACAATTGCCGTGTCGGCCTGGGCAGGGATGTTAGGAAGGCTTCATTGTCGCCGTAGACAAAGACGTTCTGCGTGATGAGGGTGGGAGCAAAGGCGAGGCGCAGCCCGCTCTCGAGATAAGCCCTGATCGTCGTTGAGAACTCATCATAGTACTCGTCTGCGTTGACCAGGTCGTGGTTGTGCATGGTCGTTGTCACTCCGGATTCGATTAGCTTGATGGCGGTCCAGAGGGTATCGTAGTAACGATCGATCTCCGGATATGTCCGGAATTTCCAGGTCTCCAGGGTATTGTCAATGGCCCCCCGTTGAAAATCCGTGATTCCCTTGCCATGGCCGTGGGCATTGACAAAACCGGGTGTGACCAGATGTTCGGAAGAGCCGATCATCTCGTCGGCCGTATGCCTCTTGGTAATTTCCGCAAAGGTTCCAACATCGGCGACCTTGTCGTTTTCAACAAGCAGTGCTCCGGAAGGAATCACCTTTTCCGGATCAACGACCAAGTATTTGCCATAGATGATTTTCCTGGCCATGCAGCATCTCCTCTTTGAATCTTAACGGTGTTTCTTCGAGGACGCCCGGCAATGTCGAAGGCGACCCTGTCGTCCGGCAAAGACCAGGGGTATGAAACCGAATGGAGAAACATGGACGGGCTATGCCAATCCCTGGTCTTTGTGCTTCTTCGCGATGGTCGCAGCCAGATTCTCGAGAGCCCTAAAATCGGCCTCTGACGGCAGGCCCTTGACAAGGACGGGTTCGATCAGTTCTGCCTTGAGATTAGGAATCATCCCTGCCAGTATCTCCACGGTCCTACCCCCCCACCCGTAGGAGCCGATGATGGAAATGAACTTGGCCTTGGGGCGCAGTGCGTTGGCCAGGAAGGCACCATAGACCGCGTTGGGATGAGGGCCTGCGAGAACCGTTGGAGTACCGATAACTATGGTACCGGCGTCAACGAGAGCGATCGCGAGTTTACCTATGTCTGTTACGGCCAAATCGAACTTCTCGACGTTGACACCGTTTTCTACAAGCGATGAGATAAGGAAGTCGACCATCTGACCTGTACTGCCGTGCATAGAGATGTAGGGCAGGACCACCGAGTTCCGGGGAGGCCCGTCGACCCAGTCACGATAGGCGTTTAGGATAAAGGGAGGGCTGGGATAGATCGGCCCGTGACTGGGCGCTATGAGAGCTATGTCGTAGGGAGCGATTTTGTCGAGATTCTTGGTGATCGTGCTCCGGAAGGGCATCATTATCTCGGCATAGTAACGTTTCGCTGCCTCGTAGACCCGCGCTTCGTCGGAAACGTGGAGATGACTCGTGGCGATGTGAGATCCGAAAAAATCGCAGCTGAACAGGATTCTGTCTTCCCTCAAGTAGGCAACCATCGTCTCGGGCCAGTGTACCCAGGGCGTATGTATGAACTCGAGGGTCTTGTCCCCGAGAGAGATCGTCTCACCGTCGGTGACGGTAACGAAAGATCCCTCGGGTACGCGCAGGAGGTCGATGAGCATCCCTTTTGCCTTGGGGCTGCAAACCAACCGGGCGTCAGGATACCTGGCGAGCACTTGGGGGATGGCGCCTGAGTGGTCCTGTTCCGCATGGAGCGAAACCAGGTAATCGACCTTCGAAACGCCCTCAAGCTGCCCGAGCAGCTCACCCGCCCTTGAGGGGTCGACCGTGTCGACCAAGGCGGTCTTCTCGCTACCCTCGACGAGATATGCATTGTAGCTTGTTCCGTCTGGGAGGGGTATGAGCGAGTCGAAGAGACGTCTGTCCCAGTCGAGGGAACCCATCCAGTAAACGTTGTCGGTGATTTTCCTTGGTTTCATGATCTCTCCTCAAATGAATTCCGGGCCTTTCGGCCATCGGTGCCAGGCCTTGTCTCCTGCCCGGTTCCGCATCTTAAGCACTGCGCGGGGTTCGGAATCGAGTATCGCTCGCGACCTCCACCGCAACGAGAAGGCCGATCTCCTTGGAGCTGCCACGGTCTCGAATGGGAGGCGTGGCCTAATCCTTATCTTACCTAATCTCTCGAAGAGCCGGCAACCCGGTCCCCAAGGGTATTCTCGCATTCCTCCCTGCCTTGAAGGGTCCGGTCCAAGGGGGAAGAGCAGGCTCCAAGGGTGCCTCTCAGTGAGAGTTTCTCTTTTGACCGAGGACCTGGATCAGCCCTAATACAAGGAGTGCAACTGCTGCAGCGAAGGCAACGCCGCTTATCGTTGCCTTCGCCAGGATAGATGACTTCACCCTGTTCCAGTTATTGAGCCGGACGGACACATCCTCGGAGACGACACGGTATTGTTCGCCGTCCCCTCGAAGCTCCCGCCGGGTGCAGCGCCTCCTCAGGTTGCACGGCCGCCCAGGCGAAACACGATATACGGGAGTATCAGAATCCACAACAGAAATACCGACCACATTCGTCCGGCCAGTATGTTGTAATCAAGGAGCAGCTTTTCCCAGGAGTGCCCCGCAACGTAGCGGCCGAATGTGAATTCGAACCCGGCTGTAAGGACAGCCCAGATTCCGCCTATCACTAGAGCCACGGTTCCCGATCGTATCGGGAAGTACTGGGCGAAGACGCCCGCTGCGACACCTGTCAAGATCATTGCCAGTACGGTTGACACTTGGTGTGCGCACAGATCCGACATGGAATGTCCGTAGGTCTTCTCGCGAACGATTCCGTTGGCGACGGCGACTGCCAACAATACGAGCCAAAAGACAGCGTAGATGCGGATCATTCCGTTCAGACCCCTCGATGCCGAGGTCGCTTCATTGATCAGCCGCAATGAGTACGATCGGAATACGGACAGGAAAACGAATCTCACAGGGGATTACCCATGTATTCCGATCAAGTACCACCACCGGTGCATTGCAAATGAAAGCAACGCAAAAAATCCCCATGTGGTTGAGTATCGTCAAGACCTCTTTCTTGGAAGCGGTCGGATTCTTTGCTCAGGGAGCGCAACGGACCATACCGTGGATTTCGTGCCCGTAGGGTCTGCCGTACAGAGGCACGTCCAGGCCTGGGGTAGAGCCCTGATCAGTGGAGCTCTATGCCGGGAATGCCGTTTCGGATCTGCCGGCGTCCGGAATGGGTTATTCGCGTTCCCGTGATATCGAGTCTCTCCAGGTTCCTCAACTTCAGAATATGGGGTACGCTGTTATCAGAAATGCCCGTCCTGTTGAGGAACAGCTTCCTGAGATTCGTCAGACCCGCAATATGGACCATGCCGGCGTCAGTGAGCCTGGTATTGGAGAGGTTGAGTATCTCCAGCCGTGAAAGACCTGCCAGATATTCTATGCCGCTGTCGGTTATGTTTGCCGCAGTCAGCACCAGAGACTTCATTTCTCTCAGGTTCTTCAAGAAGGCCATCCCGGCATCGGTTATCCTGGAATTGGGAATGTTCAGCGTAGTCAGCCTAACGAGACCTGCCACATTGCTCAGGCCTGCATCATTTGTCCACGTGGGAAGGGCGAGTGTTTCCAGATTGTTCAATACCTTCAGGTGCACCATGTTAGCATTACTGATAAGCACCTGAGTACTCACCCCGTTGATCGAGCCGTACATTTGTAGTCGAAGCGTCTTGAGATTTCTCATTCGATCCAGGGTCAGGTTGTAGTTCAGAGATTTCAACCAATTCTGAGCGGCCCTCTCCGCTCTGGCTTCGGAATCAAGGGATTTGGGAATTACGCGCTCTTGGATAAGGGTTGGATGCGCCTCTTTTTTCCCCGCCACACCCTGATCGTGCACCACGGCGACAAAGAGCGAAACCAACACACAAACCAGCATCCACTTCCTCATGGTAAGTCCTCCTCTGGAGATCTCCATTCTTTCAATTCTCCCCGACGTCAGGTGCATCGTAGCTGAGAAAGCAAGCACGGACATCTTGTTCCGTGGGCCGTTGTATCCTTCAACCATCTCGTTCTCGGTATGGGTCGTCCTCCCGTGACTCCCCAATCCCGGCGCCAATTTCAAGAGCCTCCGCCATCCGGCCCCCTCTTCAATTGCTGTCTCCCCTTCTTGTTTTTCTGAGCCTTCTCCAGAATGATTTATAGAGAAAACTGTTCTCGTCCAGTTCGCAGAGTTGTCTATACATCAACTTGTTTACTGTGAAGGCGAGAATGTGGGGAGGCAGATGTTCTCTCATAGCAATATCGGTCGCGCCGATAACCGCCCTGGGAATGTCCGGGCTGAAGTTCCCGAACAACGCCGCCAACTGCCCGCAGCCCGATCCGAAAGCGCTGATTGTTGGATTGATGTTTACGGAGGCATTGTTATATTCGGTTCCCAGCAGCAAGAGGCTTAGCTGATCAGGGTCGACAAAGAAGGTAACAGTCTTCAGAAAGTCGTATTGCTCATCCCTCAAAGGCCCTATCACAACGTATTCATTCTCAATCCGGTAAGGTTCTTGATTTTCGAGCCATTGTTCCATCAGCTCTTGTGAGGACTTGAAGCCCTCCCTCTCATTGAGAACCCT contains:
- a CDS encoding FprA family A-type flavoprotein; this encodes MKPRKITDNVYWMGSLDWDRRLFDSLIPLPDGTSYNAYLVEGSEKTALVDTVDPSRAGELLGQLEGVSKVDYLVSLHAEQDHSGAIPQVLARYPDARLVCSPKAKGMLIDLLRVPEGSFVTVTDGETISLGDKTLEFIHTPWVHWPETMVAYLREDRILFSCDFFGSHIATSHLHVSDEARVYEAAKRYYAEIMMPFRSTITKNLDKIAPYDIALIAPSHGPIYPSPPFILNAYRDWVDGPPRNSVVLPYISMHGSTGQMVDFLISSLVENGVNVEKFDLAVTDIGKLAIALVDAGTIVIGTPTVLAGPHPNAVYGAFLANALRPKAKFISIIGSYGWGGRTVEILAGMIPNLKAELIEPVLVKGLPSEADFRALENLAATIAKKHKDQGLA
- a CDS encoding amidohydrolase family protein gives rise to the protein MARKIIYGKYLVVDPEKVIPSGALLVENDKVADVGTFAEITKRHTADEMIGSSEHLVTPGFVNAHGHGKGITDFQRGAIDNTLETWKFRTYPEIDRYYDTLWTAIKLIESGVTTTMHNHDLVNADEYYDEFSTTIRAYLESGLRLAFAPTLITQNVFVYGDNEAFLTSLPRPTRQLCGRILRRIGRFDLREYLKAVTDLRNAYDSQRVRIMHGPLSPQWVADEALVEVKNHAAAHAMRIHIHTLQTQLQKLYGLNRYGKSLLEHLHDLAFLGENVTCGHCVWLSERDIALLSETGTSVTHHPSCNLRVRNGIAPVFALLRKGVVVGIGMDDKELGDDKDFIEEMRVASKLHRLASHRLDSEHLLPVDCFRMGTRYGASVLGFSDITGTLEKGKQADIVLLDLKRMSEPFVYPDHSPIDLLIYRGRAADVDTVLVGGEIILKNRRLTRLDREEVIRKLRESLPKRYAEEFRENNKPFADLKRAVAGYFDPWYEDMERIEKAPYYLMNNRY
- a CDS encoding 50S ribosomal protein L11 methyltransferase; this translates as MVPYDKLYIYEVDGPIDQDEAAFPPDYIGAWWEGDHSFLFFSRARDEAVQSILMARPALHLIDRFTLDYLDWQAGDEIRPFRVGKILFVPPWEEASPAPDEIPVLLDPSVVFGTGLHPTTRDCLEAIRRIYEQARPRTVIDLGTGTGILALACAKLGAQRVLAVDHNPLAVKTARRNVALNREEARIHVTRGKAEDFVRREGDLICCNLPHGVLDRLLDTGDFFHKEWSVLSGFFVSQGDGILRRLGKEGVDWEIISGHGPWRTVLGRRSAPARSGH
- a CDS encoding methylenetetrahydrofolate reductase C-terminal domain-containing protein yields the protein MIVGERKPLEEIKEMIKGYRRLLDVGCGGCTSVCLAGGQKEVEILNRDLKEALKTDGLSVEIDGYTIERQCNADFFTELDEMVGQYDAVLSLACGAGVQFVAERYPEKPVFPGLNTVFVGVDRNIGWFEENCRTCGECVLGETGGICPVTRCAKGLFNGPCGGTTLDGKCEVNNDVPCAWYEIYQRLKKQGRLENILKIKPARDWENQTQRSLIQEAYKKRYIKEQ
- a CDS encoding DUF169 domain-containing protein — encoded protein: MPPDPTRLLETAGITTPLVGFYDVPDPKPFEPFAEPTDCIFSCYKNWLQGESICISEGNCTCRGGAYWVGGHEFTTRRNLARVLNEREGFKSSQELMEQWLENQEPYRIENEYVVIGPLRDEQYDFLKTVTFFVDPDQLSLLLLGTEYNNASVNINPTISAFGSGCGQLAALFGNFSPDIPRAVIGATDIAMREHLPPHILAFTVNKLMYRQLCELDENSFLYKSFWRRLRKTRRGDSN